One Phycisphaeraceae bacterium DNA window includes the following coding sequences:
- the ptsP gene encoding phosphoenolpyruvate--protein phosphotransferase, whose protein sequence is MELIKGIPVSPGIVFGRAIHVGEAERHVPQRTIAAGEVDSELRRLDKALEEAADELGQLRDRTERELGAEPAKIFGFHLGLLRDRALLDIIRGRIRDELVNAEQAVADQFQSLINQFRKMGNVVFEQKANDVVDLERRVLGKLMGETKSRIAQLKEPAVIIAHELTPSQTAGLDRAKVIAIATDAGGQTGHTSIVARALGLPAVVGCQDATERIDDGDLVLVDGDSGVLVVAPDEAMLAEYRTRAERGARRRRVVQEEASLDPVTRDGTRIAMLGNIEFPEEVEAVLANGGDGVGLFRTEFLYLTRSEPPDEEEQYRVYRRAIELLAGRPITIRTLDLGADKYTQEAMEEPERNPFLGLRSIRYCLADQPLFKTQLRAIMRASVHGPVKIMFPLVSTLMELRQAKMILADVCEELAEDGLTFDAGVRIGMMVEVPSAALMARVFASESDFFSIGTNDLVQYTLAVDRGNERVAGLYSAASPAILHLVKNVIRAARHEGIEVSLCGEIAGDPEFTMLLVGMGLRTLSMVPAQIPLVKRVVRQVNLEHCERLARRAGSFDSERPIQTFLRDELRRIDPETFGAYNGV, encoded by the coding sequence ATGGAACTGATCAAGGGCATTCCTGTCAGCCCCGGCATCGTCTTCGGCCGGGCCATCCATGTCGGCGAAGCGGAGCGTCATGTTCCGCAACGGACCATTGCGGCGGGCGAAGTCGACAGTGAACTTCGTCGCTTGGACAAGGCGCTCGAAGAAGCCGCCGACGAACTCGGTCAACTCCGCGATCGCACGGAACGCGAACTGGGGGCCGAGCCCGCCAAGATCTTCGGTTTCCATCTGGGGCTTCTGCGCGACCGCGCGTTGCTCGACATCATTCGTGGCCGCATTCGCGATGAGCTCGTCAACGCGGAGCAGGCGGTGGCCGATCAATTCCAGTCGCTCATCAACCAGTTCAGGAAGATGGGCAATGTCGTCTTCGAGCAGAAGGCCAACGATGTCGTTGACCTGGAGCGACGCGTTCTGGGCAAGCTCATGGGCGAAACCAAGAGCCGAATCGCCCAGCTCAAGGAGCCTGCGGTCATCATCGCGCACGAGTTGACGCCGAGCCAGACGGCGGGCCTCGACCGAGCCAAGGTGATCGCGATTGCGACCGATGCAGGCGGTCAGACGGGGCACACTTCGATCGTGGCGCGGGCGCTCGGTCTGCCCGCGGTCGTCGGCTGTCAGGATGCCACCGAGCGGATTGACGATGGCGACCTGGTGCTTGTCGATGGCGATTCGGGCGTGCTCGTCGTCGCCCCCGACGAGGCGATGCTCGCCGAATATCGCACGCGCGCAGAGCGAGGCGCACGCCGACGACGCGTCGTCCAAGAGGAAGCGTCCCTTGATCCAGTGACGCGAGACGGCACACGCATCGCGATGCTCGGCAACATCGAGTTCCCCGAGGAGGTCGAGGCCGTGCTCGCCAACGGTGGCGATGGCGTTGGCCTCTTCCGCACCGAGTTCCTCTACCTCACGCGTTCAGAGCCACCTGACGAGGAAGAGCAGTACCGTGTCTACCGCCGGGCCATCGAATTGCTCGCGGGCCGACCGATCACCATTCGCACGCTCGATCTCGGCGCGGACAAGTACACGCAGGAGGCGATGGAGGAGCCGGAGCGCAACCCATTCCTTGGACTTCGCAGCATCCGCTACTGCCTTGCGGATCAACCGCTCTTCAAGACTCAGCTCCGCGCCATCATGCGGGCCAGCGTGCACGGGCCCGTGAAGATCATGTTCCCGCTGGTCTCGACGCTCATGGAGCTGCGACAAGCCAAGATGATCCTCGCCGATGTCTGCGAGGAGCTCGCCGAGGATGGGCTCACCTTCGATGCAGGGGTCAGGATCGGAATGATGGTGGAGGTCCCCTCCGCGGCGCTCATGGCGCGGGTTTTTGCGTCCGAGAGCGACTTCTTTTCGATCGGAACCAACGATCTCGTTCAATACACGCTCGCGGTCGACCGAGGCAATGAGCGTGTGGCGGGCCTCTATTCCGCCGCCAGCCCGGCCATTCTGCATCTGGTGAAGAATGTCATTCGTGCGGCTCGCCATGAAGGCATCGAGGTCAGCCTCTGCGGCGAGATCGCCGGCGACCCCGAGTTCACCATGTTGCTCGTGGGAATGGGGCTGCGTACACTCTCCATGGTTCCGGCGCAGATTCCGCTCGTGAAACGAGTGGTGCGACAAGTGAACCTGGAACATTGTGAACGACTGGCCCGCAGGGCGGGATCGTTCGACTCGGAGCGCCCGATCCAGACCTTTTTGCGCGACGAGCTGAGACGAATCGACCCGGAGACCTTCGGCGCGTACAACGGCGTTTGA
- the ahcY gene encoding adenosylhomocysteinase, with product MPPTATRSNRSTRSSSPASKGGAESAPFLDTGLSLQDAPPFKVRDLSEETVRFGRKEIELAEHEMPGLMAIRREYRGKSPLKGARITGSLHMTIQTAVLIETLVELGAEVRWCSCNIFSTQDHAAAAVAVGPKGTVQNPKGVPVFAWKGETLPEYWWCTWQALRWPNGEGPNMILDDGGDATLLVHKGVQFNKAGKVPAAGAKDSEEYGVVLALLAQLQKLDANYWSRTAPQIRGVTEETTTGVLRLYQMEELGQLLFPAINVNDSVTKSKFDNLYGCRHSLVDGIMRATDVMLSGKVAVVCGYGDVGKGCAQSLRGQGCRVKITEIDPICALQAAMEGYEVVRLEDVLDSADIFVTATGNFNIITADHMKRMKDKAIVGNIGHFDNEIDIAGLAKVRGVKRVNIKPQVDEWVFPSGRSIIVLAEGRLLNLGCATGHPSFVMSTSFTNQVMAQVELFQNAKKYARKVFKLPKLLDEKVARLHLEKLGVRLTELSREQAEYIGVAVEGPYKNEHYRY from the coding sequence ATGCCCCCGACCGCCACCCGTTCGAATCGCTCGACCCGCTCCTCGTCTCCCGCCTCCAAGGGCGGCGCCGAGAGCGCGCCCTTCCTCGACACCGGACTCTCCTTGCAGGATGCGCCCCCATTCAAGGTGCGCGACCTCTCCGAGGAGACCGTGCGCTTCGGTCGCAAGGAGATCGAACTCGCCGAGCATGAGATGCCCGGTCTCATGGCCATCCGTCGCGAGTATCGCGGCAAGTCTCCGCTGAAGGGCGCCCGCATCACGGGCAGCCTGCACATGACCATCCAGACTGCGGTGCTGATCGAGACGCTGGTTGAACTCGGCGCCGAGGTGCGCTGGTGCAGTTGCAACATCTTCAGCACGCAGGATCACGCCGCGGCCGCGGTTGCGGTCGGCCCCAAGGGCACCGTGCAGAACCCGAAGGGCGTGCCCGTTTTCGCATGGAAGGGTGAGACGCTCCCCGAGTACTGGTGGTGCACCTGGCAGGCGCTGCGCTGGCCGAACGGCGAGGGCCCGAACATGATCCTCGATGACGGCGGTGACGCGACGCTCCTGGTGCACAAGGGCGTGCAGTTCAACAAGGCCGGCAAGGTTCCCGCCGCGGGCGCCAAGGACAGCGAGGAGTACGGCGTGGTGCTCGCCCTGCTCGCGCAGCTCCAGAAGCTCGATGCGAACTATTGGTCCCGCACCGCGCCGCAGATTCGCGGCGTCACAGAGGAGACCACCACCGGTGTCCTTCGCCTCTACCAGATGGAGGAGCTCGGCCAGCTTCTCTTCCCGGCGATCAATGTGAATGACTCGGTCACCAAGTCGAAGTTCGACAACCTCTACGGCTGTCGTCACTCGCTGGTGGACGGCATCATGCGGGCCACCGATGTCATGCTCTCCGGCAAGGTCGCGGTGGTCTGCGGCTACGGCGATGTCGGCAAGGGCTGTGCCCAGTCCCTTCGCGGACAGGGCTGCCGCGTGAAGATCACCGAGATCGACCCGATCTGCGCCCTTCAGGCCGCCATGGAAGGGTACGAAGTGGTTCGCCTCGAGGATGTGCTCGACAGCGCTGACATCTTTGTGACCGCCACCGGCAACTTCAACATCATCACCGCCGATCACATGAAGCGGATGAAGGACAAGGCGATCGTCGGCAACATCGGTCACTTCGACAATGAGATCGACATCGCCGGGCTCGCCAAGGTCCGAGGCGTGAAGCGCGTCAACATCAAGCCGCAGGTCGACGAGTGGGTCTTCCCGAGCGGTCGATCGATCATCGTGCTCGCCGAGGGTCGCCTGTTGAACCTCGGGTGCGCCACGGGTCATCCGAGCTTCGTCATGAGCACCAGCTTCACCAATCAGGTGATGGCGCAGGTGGAGCTCTTCCAGAACGCCAAGAAGTACGCCCGCAAGGTCTTCAAGCTGCCGAAGCTGCTCGATGAGAAGGTGGCGCGACTCCACCTTGAGAAGCTCGGCGTCCGACTCACCGAACTCTCTCGCGAGCAGGCGGAGTACAT